A section of the Triticum dicoccoides isolate Atlit2015 ecotype Zavitan chromosome 7A, WEW_v2.0, whole genome shotgun sequence genome encodes:
- the LOC119328991 gene encoding probable LRR receptor-like serine/threonine-protein kinase At1g56140, with protein sequence MAPLPLPLLLLALAGLAVAAAQPGQPFPPSPQQSTDASDAAALLAVFQRWGLRYGPTASPGDPCGTRDWPGSFARNASVGCRCDGSPVCRITHLNVTGFSNLTGIPPELFSLTELVSLDLSNNNLSGSIPQEVANLSKLQTWHFNNNKLSGLLPNESSRLGSLQSLWMFDNYIEGQLPEFIANFTNIIDLRIYGTKLRGPIPKNFSKLTNLKILMLGDLDGGNSTFDFIADGANISILSLRKCGIGQFPSNPPNLPNLTYLDLRSNNLSSSIEPLRRYGRLSYLYMGENNFSGPLPSEMFQSSRGLDVSYNPLLNGNLPNNPPDRKWSINYIGTSIDASRTINSENLTLLNCLHMKECNKFNTKPITSFAVNCGGKQRISSDPLPITFDDDTSILGAAGFHVNTDRQWIVSHVGSDPFTNSSGPGTISTTQVILGTDMPDLYETARTSTSALSYYVVGLLNGKYTVQLFFAEILIDSQLNNGTGRRLFNIDIQDQNIKRDFDITKEAGGFGRPTNITREVTVDNSVLKIHLYWSGRGTCCIPYEGAYGPLVSAIRVFRPEKPNNSPPPARPVSAPSNDDKRRGVVAGIAALCIAGAVISSSVVYLWWKWVALVKHPNA encoded by the exons ATGGCtccgctccccctccccctcctcctcctcgcgctcgccggcctcgccgtcgccgccgcccagcccggcCAGCCTTTCCCCCCGTCTCCGCAGCAGTCCACCGACGCCTCCGACG CGGCCGCCCTGCTCGCGGTGTTCCAGCGGTGGGGTCTCCGGTACGGCCCGACGGCGAGCCCGGGGGACCCGTGCGGGACGCGGGACTGGCCCGGGTCCTTCGCGAGGAACGCGTCCGTCGGCTGCCGCTGCGACGGCTCGCCCGTGTGCCGCATCACGCACCT GAACGTCACCGGATTCTCGAATCTGACCGGGATCCCGCCGGAGCTCTTCAGCTTGACGGAGCTGGTCTCTCT GGATTTGAGCAATAACAACTTAAGTGGTTCTATACCTCAAGAAGTTGCCAATCTCTCCAAACTACAAACATG GCACTTCAACAACAACAAACTCAGTGGGCTTTTACCTAATGAATCTTCACGTTTGGGGAGTCTTCAATCCCT GTGGATGTTCGATAATTACATTGAAGGGCAACTTCCAGAATTTATTGCGAATTTTACCAATATCATAGATCT GAGAATATATGGAACGAAACTTCGAGGGCCTATTCCAAAAAACTTCTCTAAGTTGACCAATCTGAAAATTCT GATGCTTGGTGATCTTGATGGTGGAAATTCTACTTTCGATTTCATAGCAGATGGGGCAAATATTTCAATATT ATCACTGAGAAAATGTGGAATTGGCCAGTTTCCTAGTAACCCCCCAAATCTACCCAATCTAACATACCT AGATTTGAGGTCAAACAATTTATCAAGCTCAATAGAACCATTGCGTCGTTATGGGAGATTAAGCTACCT ATATATGGGTGAAAACAACTTTAGTGGACCTCTGCCTTCTGAAATGTTTCAATCATCCCGTGGTTT ggatgtttcTTATAACCCTTTACTTAATGGAAACCTTCCTAACAACCCCCCTGATCGCAAGTGGTCAAT AAACTATATCGGGACTTCAATTGATGCAAGCAGAACAATTAACAG TGAGAACCTTACTCTCCTCAATTGTCTCCACATGAAAGAATGCAACAAGTTCAACACTA AACCAATAACTTCATTCGCTGTAAACTGTGGCGGCAAGCAAAGGATTTCTTCAGATCCATTGCCAATTACGTTTGACGATGACACCAGTATCCTTGGGGCAGCAGGCTTTCATGTTAATACTGACAGGCAATGGATAGTTAGCCATGTGGGTTCTGATCCTTTTACTAACTCTTCTGGACCCGGTACCATAAGTACAACTCAAGTTATTCTGGGGACAGACATGCCTGATCTCTATGAAACTGCAAGGACATCAACAAGTGCTTTGTCGTACTATGTGGTTGGTTTGTTGAATGGGAAATATACAGTTCAACTCTTCTTCGCAGAGATACTTATTGATAGCCAGTTAAATAATGGGACAGGAAGGCGCTTGTTTAACATTGATATTCag GATCAGAATATCAAGAGAGATTTTGACATTACTAAGGAAGCAGGGGGGTTCGGGAGACCCACAAACATAACTCGTGAAGTTACTGTGGATAACTCAGTACTTAAGATACATCTGTATTGGAGTGGACGAGGCACATGCTGTATTCCATATGAAGGAGCTTATGGGCCTCTGGTGTCAGCAATAAGAG TTTTTCGTCCTGAAAAGCCGAACAACAGCCCCCCACCAGCACGGCCAGTGTCTGCGCCAAGTAATGATGACAAGCGAAGAGGAGTGGTTGCAGGCATTGCAGCCCTGTGTATAGCTGGGGCGGTGATctcttcgtccgtcgtttacctctGGTGGAAATGGGTTGCGCTGGTAAAGCATCCAAATGCATGA
- the LOC119329181 gene encoding proteasome subunit alpha type-4-1 yields the protein MSRRYDSRTTIFSPEGRLYQVEYAMEAIGNAGSALGILAADGVVLVGEKKVTSKLLQSSRSAEKMYKIDSHLACAVAGIMSDANILINTARLHAQRYALSYQEPIPVEQLVQSLCDTKQGYTQFGGLRPFGVSFLFAGWDKNHGFQLYMSDPSGNYGGWKAAAVGANSQAAQSMLKQDYKDGMTREEAVALALKVLSKTMDSTSLTADKLELAEVFVQPGTGEVQYQVCSPDAMGKLLAKAGLTQPAPEA from the coding sequence ATGTCTCGCCGCTACGACAGCCGCACCACGATCTTCTCGCCGGAGGGCCGGCTGTACCAGGTGGAGTACGCGATGGAGGCGATCGGGAACGCCGGGTCGGCGCTCGGGATCCTGGCGGCCGACGGCGTCGTCCTCGTCGGCGAGAAGAAGGTCACCTCCAAGCTGCTCCAGTCCTCCCGATCCGCGGAGAAGATGTACAAGATCGACTCCCACCTCGCCTGCGCCGTCGCCGGGATCATGTCCGACGCCAACATCCTCATCAACACCGCCCGCCTCCACGCCCAGCGCTACGCGCTCTCCTACCAGGAGCCCATCCCCGTCGAGCAGCTCGTCCAGTCCCTCTGCGACACCAAGCAGGGCTACACCCAGTTCGGGGGCCTCCGCCCCTTCGGCGTCTCCTTCCTCTTCGCGGGCTGGGACAAGAACCACGGCTTCCAGCTCTACATGAGCGACCCCTCCGGCAACTACGGCGGCTGGAAGGCCGCCGCCGTCGGGGCCAACAGCCAGGCCGCCCAGTCCATGCTCAAGCAGGACTACAAGGACGGCATGACCCGCGAGGAGGCCGTCGCCCTTGCCCTCAAGGTCCTCAGCAAGACCATGGATTCCACTAGTTTGACTGCCGATAAGCTGGAGCTGGCCGAGGTCTTCGTGCAGCCCGGCACTGGGGAGGTGCAGTACCAGGTGTGCTCTCCTGACGCCATGGGGAAGCTGCTTGCCAAGGCTGGGCTCACGCAGCCCGCGCCTGAGGCCTGA